A genomic window from Candidatus Ancaeobacter aquaticus includes:
- the larB gene encoding nickel pincer cofactor biosynthesis protein LarB has translation MDKEQIQKILERVKTGKMPVSKALDLLKKLPFKDLGFAKIDSHRSLRKGFPEVVFCEGKNDKDACAILAKLASVEPNVLGTRASVSLFKKVKKQCPQAQYHDKARCITISKKRLKPSLGKVVIMTAGTSDIPVAEEARVTAHIMGCKIEPLYDVGVSGLHRLISHLDVLNAADVIIVIAGMEGALPSILGGLTDKPVIAVPTSIGYGAHFGGITPLLSMLNSCASGLTVVNIDNGFGAGYAAATICRLVTEKVKAIRKTA, from the coding sequence ATGGATAAAGAACAAATACAGAAAATTCTTGAGCGCGTTAAGACAGGAAAAATGCCTGTTAGTAAAGCGTTAGATTTATTGAAAAAATTACCCTTTAAAGATCTGGGTTTTGCAAAAATCGATAGTCACCGATCTCTAAGAAAAGGATTTCCTGAAGTTGTATTTTGTGAAGGAAAAAATGATAAAGACGCATGTGCGATACTTGCAAAATTAGCATCTGTAGAGCCCAATGTGTTAGGAACAAGGGCATCAGTATCATTGTTTAAAAAAGTAAAAAAACAATGTCCACAGGCACAGTATCATGATAAAGCCAGATGTATTACTATCTCAAAAAAAAGATTAAAGCCGTCTTTGGGAAAAGTTGTGATCATGACTGCAGGAACATCAGATATTCCTGTGGCAGAAGAAGCGCGTGTAACAGCACATATAATGGGGTGTAAGATTGAGCCGTTGTACGATGTGGGAGTGAGCGGTCTTCATAGACTGATCTCGCATCTGGATGTTTTGAATGCAGCCGATGTTATTATTGTTATAGCAGGCATGGAAGGTGCTCTGCCGAGTATACTTGGCGGGTTAACGGATAAACCGGTTATTGCTGTTCCGACCAGTATCGGGTATGGTGCGCACTTTGGCGGGATAACGCCGCTTCTTTCGATGCTCAATTCATGTGCCTCTGGTCTCACCGTAGTAAATATTGATAATGGTTTTGGCGCAGGATATGCAGCTGCAACAATATGCAGGCTTGTGACCGAAAAAGTGAAAGCGATTAGGAAGACAGCATAG
- the tsaD gene encoding tRNA (adenosine(37)-N6)-threonylcarbamoyltransferase complex transferase subunit TsaD, translating to MKILGIETSCDETAASVVENATVVLSNVVRSQIHLHKKYGGVVPEIASRDHLKHINRIVEEALAAASLKKGTHIDGVAVTRGPGLIGSLLVGVTFAKGYAYSHNIPVCGVNHIESHLYSVFLNNKGACPQYPYLGLVVSGGHSSLFKVTSRGKHTLVGSTRDDAAGEAFDKVAKILGLGYPGGPVIDKLAKNGNPKAINFPRGMAKQDTLDFSFSGLKTAVLYYKKGFGKYAYNRDDISLADLVASFQEAVVDALLQKTFSAAHTYRLGSIVVGGGVSLNSRLREKFMAKAKTTGIEVFFPHPSFCADNAAMIAGLGYFALSKSQRKDYTFDADPTLKL from the coding sequence ATGAAAATACTTGGTATAGAAACTTCATGTGATGAAACCGCCGCCTCTGTTGTTGAAAACGCAACTGTTGTCCTTTCAAATGTGGTCAGATCTCAAATACACCTACACAAAAAATATGGTGGAGTAGTTCCTGAGATTGCAAGTCGAGATCACCTGAAGCATATCAATCGAATTGTTGAAGAAGCGCTTGCAGCTGCATCTCTTAAAAAGGGAACACATATTGACGGTGTTGCGGTTACCAGGGGGCCGGGGCTTATTGGTTCATTGCTTGTTGGTGTTACTTTTGCAAAAGGGTATGCATATAGTCATAACATTCCCGTGTGTGGTGTAAACCATATTGAGTCACATTTATATTCTGTTTTTCTTAATAATAAAGGAGCATGCCCGCAATATCCCTATTTAGGTCTAGTTGTTTCTGGGGGGCACTCATCACTTTTTAAAGTGACTTCAAGAGGGAAACATACACTTGTTGGTTCGACAAGAGATGATGCGGCAGGAGAAGCTTTTGATAAAGTAGCCAAAATTCTTGGATTAGGGTATCCTGGCGGACCGGTTATTGATAAACTGGCAAAAAATGGTAACCCAAAAGCGATTAATTTCCCCCGTGGTATGGCTAAGCAGGACACATTAGACTTTAGTTTTAGCGGACTTAAGACAGCAGTGCTTTATTATAAGAAGGGTTTTGGAAAATATGCATACAATCGTGATGATATTTCTCTTGCTGATCTTGTTGCGAGTTTTCAGGAAGCAGTGGTTGATGCATTGTTGCAAAAAACATTTTCCGCGGCACATACATACCGGTTAGGTAGTATTGTTGTTGGTGGAGGAGTAAGCCTTAATTCAAGGCTCAGAGAAAAGTTTATGGCCAAAGCGAAGACTACGGGGATAGAGGTGTTTTTCCCTCATCCGTCTTTTTGTGCTGATAACGCCGCTATGATCGCTGGCTTGGGGTATTTCGCGCTATCTAAATCACAAAGAAAAGATTATACTTTTGATGCAGATCCCACTTTAAAGCTATGA